Genomic segment of Bacteroidales bacterium:
GCATTTTACCATCGTGAAGTTGAATGCCCACTTCCGTTTGTAAATAATCAAACGCCCAGATATCGTGGTTGCCTCTAAAAAGATGCACAGCTATTCCACGATCAACAAGCTCAGCCAGTTTCCCGAGCAAGCGGACAAAACCTTTTGGGATCACAGTTTTATACTCAAACCAGAAATCGAATACATCGCCCATGAGATAGATAGACTGTGCACTGTCTTTCACTTCATCAAGCCAATGCACAAGGATTTTTTCACGTCGAAGGCTTTTTTCGTGATTGGGAACCCCCAGGTGAAAATCAGAGGCAAAATATATTTTCTTTGTTAAAGGAGCTTGGTATGAATGTGTAGATTTATCCATCTGTTTCTTGTAACAGATTTACATGCCTGATAATAATTCCCTGATCAGTAAGGTGACCTTTGGTTCAACCTGCGAAGCTGCTTCAATCACATCGTGATGCGATACTTCAACAATTTTGCCTGTTACACCTAAATCAGTTATTACGCTTATGGCAAAACAGGGGAGATCCATCTGGCGTGCAACGATAACTTCCGGTATGGTTGACATTCCCACAGCATCAGCACCAATGGTTCGAATAAAGCGATATTCTGCAGGAGTTTCGTACATTGGCCCTGTTACAGCAGCGTAAACACCAGTTTTATATTTGATATTGTGACGACGTAAAATCTTGATGGCTTTGTGAATGAGTACGGCATCGTAGGCTTCGCTCATATCAGGGAAACGTGGACCGAATTCTTTTTCATTTGGTCCAAGCAAAGGATTGGTAGGCAAGAGGTTAATGTGGTCGGTGATGATCATCATGTCGCCGATCTCAAAATCGGGGTTCACACCACCACTGGCATTGGAAAGGATAAGCATTTTGATACCGAGCATCTTCATTACCCTAACCGGAAAGGTAAGTTCCTGCATGGTGTATCCTTCGTAGTAATGGAAACGGCCTTGCATGGCAACGATGCTTTTGTCTCCCAGCTTGCCAAAGATAAGTCGCCCCTGATGCCCTTCAACAGTTGAAACCGGGAAATGAGGAATTTCTTCGTAAGGAATGCTCTCGCTTATTTCAATTTCATTGATCAACCTACCCAGCCCGGAACCTAAAATTATGCCTACTTCCGGTTGAACCTTGGTTTGCAGCTTTATAAAATCAACGGTTTCTGTTACTTTTTTCAACATAATCTAAAATTTGTCGGTCAAACGCTTCCTTGTCGCCTTCATGAAAGTCAATTTCAATTGGAATGTAATGAAGGGGCAAATTTACTACCAAATCCCATATCCCAGGCTCTTTTAAACGCATGAGGTCTTTTTCAGTAGTCACTAACAATTTATTACGGGTAAAAATATCATCCCATTCCTTTGTAATCCGTGTAATGTCTTTAGCCGTGTAACGATGATGGTCAGGGAAAGTTAGCGTGATCAGATCAATGCATAAACTTTTCAGATGATCCTCAAGCGGGTAGGGGTTTGCAATCCCTGCAAACATGAATATGGTGTTTGCTACCTTTCCTTTCTTCAATGGACATTCCTTTTTTTGTGCCGGAATTATTTGCCCGTATTTAATGTACGATAGATAAAGGCTCTGATGAGGAAGAGGTTTTAATGAATCAATCAATCGCTGACGAGTGATAGGCGAATGAACCTTACGTGTTTTGGTAATAATGATGATGTCAGCGCGTTTGGCTTCACTCCTGGGTTCGCGTAAATTACCGGCCGGAAGCAAATAATCTTCCGTGTATAGATGATAAAAATCAGTTAATAGTATTGAAAGCCCTGGTTTAAGGGCACGGTGCTGAAACGCATCATCCAGAATAACAGCGCTAAGGTCGGGATAACGGTCGGTAAGTTCCCTGATGCCATGGCAACGGTTCTCGTCAACTGCCACAGGAAGATTGTCAAACTTTGTTGCAAATTGCAAAGGTTCATCACCAATTTCAGATGGAGTGGAGAAAATGCTGGCAGCATGAAACCCCTTGGTACTTCTCCCGTACCCCCGGCTAAGTGTAGCAACTTTATAGTTGTTTGAAAGCAATCGGATAAGGTATTCTGTATGAGGAGTTTTTCCGGTTCCACCGGTTGATAAGTTTCCAATGCCAATGATCGGAATGTCAAAACTTTGCGAGCGCAACACTTTCCGGTCAAACAACCAGTTTCGAATTACTATGATGAACCCAAAAATCAGGCTGAACGGGTACAAAAGTAATTTACGCATGCAATCAAACGATTAGGGTGAAAATAAAAATGAATCAAAACCCCGGAATCCCAATTAACGCGGCAAAATACAAAAAAAAACAATATCACCTGATTATCACATGTGCTTAATGGAAATTTAATATGTCTGAATTGGTTATGTCAGAATACCTACAATCCTTAAATTTGCAGTTGAAAATCAGGTTTTCAGATATTTCTTACAATTTAATTCCGACCCATGATCTACATAAAAACAATTACATCTTACCTTGACAAGGAATTTCCGTTGGCCGATCAGGAGGATTGGGATAACTGTGGGTTGCTTATCGGGAATGCAGAACAGGAAATAACCAGTGCCCTGCTATGCGTTGATATAACCGAAGATATCGTTGAGGAAGCGGTTCTGCTTAAATGTGGTTTAATCATTGCACATCATCCCATCATTTTTGGAGGCTTAAAGCGTATTACCGGAAAAACCTATGTGGAACGCATTGTTCAGAAAGTCATAAAATACAACATAGCCATTTATGCAATCCACACCAATCTCGATAATCATATCAATGGGTTGAACCGCATGCTGGCCGAAAAACTTGGCATGACCAACCTAAAGATCCTGCGGCCTAAGCAAGACACGCTTAGAAAGATCGTCACCTTTTGCCCGACCGAACATGCAGAAAAGGTTCGCAACGCTATTTTTGAAGCAGGCGCCGGCCAGATTGGCAATTACGATAGCTGCAGTTACAATACCCTAGGTGAGGGTTCGTACAGGGCAAATGCAGAGGCAAATCCCTATGCAGGAGAAACTGACAAGCTGCACTTCGAAAAAGAAGTTAAGATTGAAGCAATTTATCCTGTTTATCTTGAGCAGCTTATTATTTCCAGTATGATCAAAGCCCATCCGTACGAAGAAGTTGCGTATGATATTCTATTGCTGGGAAACACTAATAAATACAGGGGAAGTGGGATTATAGGAAACCTTGCATCGGAAACTACGGCTTCCGGGTTTCTTGAAAAGGTTAAAACAGTTTGTGGGATGCCTGTAATCAAATACAACGGCGATCTTAGCCAGCAGGTTACAACTATTGCTTTGTGTGGTGGTTCAGGAAGTTTTTTGATCCAGGATGCAATGAAGGCCGGCGCCCAGGTTTTTCTTACCGCCGACCTGAAATACCATGATTACTTTTTACCGGAAGGGAAAATGTTGCTGGGCGATATAGGGCATTATGAATCCGAACAGTTTAGCAAAGATTTGATTGCACAAGTACTTATGAAAAAATTTCCTAATTTTGCCGCTCTTAAAACAAAGACGAACTCAAACCCTGTTAAGTATTTATAAAATACATACAATCACCAATGACAACTAAAAAGAAAGCCGTTAGCGAGGAACTTGAAATTCAGGAACCCGAAATTCATACCGAAACATCAAAAGGAAGTGTTCAGGCCCAGGACGATTCAGATGAGGCCATTATCTCAATCGAAAAGAAACTTGTGGCACTATATAATTTGCAGCAAATTGACTCTCAGATTGATAAGATTCGTATCGTTCGTGGAGAACTTCCACTCGAAGTTGAAGACCTTGAAGATGAAGTAATAGGACTCGAAACAAGGATCGCTAATTTTAATCAGGACGTTGATGTGTTGCAGCGCCAGATATCCGAAAAGGAAGCCATGATCAAAGATAGCAAAACACTGATAGATAAGTACAAGGCGCAACAAATGAATGTACGCAATAACCGCGAGTTTGAATCGCTCAACAAAGAAGTAGAATATCAGGGTCTTGAAATCCAGCTTGCTGAAAAGCATATCCGCGAATATTCGGGCAGCCTTGCCCTGAAAAAGGAAGAAATAACAAAAGCAGCGCAAGAGTTGGAAGAACGCCGTGGCGATCTGGAAGTTAAGAAAAATGAACTGTCAGATATAGTTTCAGAAACTAAGAAAGAAGAAGAAAATTTAGACATTCAATCAAAAGAAAACCAAAAAGTTATTGAAGAACGTTTGTTGAATGCATACACCCGCATCAGGGAAAATGCACGTAATGGACTGGCTGTGGTGATGGTTGAAAGAGACGCCTGTGGTGGTTGTTTCAGCAAAATTCCACCCCAGCGCCAACTTGACATCAAAATGCACAAAAAGATTATAGTGTGCGAATACTGCGGTCGTATCCTGGTGGATCCAGCTATTGTAGAAGCAGCACATTTAGCCTGATCAATTTCAAGATAAAGTGATTTTCTGAGCCTCTTTTTACGAGGCTTTTTTTGTTTGTTATTTATGCGAAAGCCAAATAAACATAGCGTCCGTTCTTTAATGTTGCAATTCAACAAAAGTATCTTGACTGGCAGATTTGTTGTCGCTGTGTTTCTGTGCAGCTTTTTTGTTCCACTTTCTGGAAACACTTCTCCGCACTATGACTTTAACGCCAACTGCATCAAGGCATACACAGAGATTATTTCACTGAACTTCATGGCTGGCGCTGAGTTACTTAGCCTCGAAAAAACTGAGAACCCGGCGAATAGAATTCCGGTTTTTCTGGAGAATTATATTGATTTCCTTACCCTGGCCATCGGTGAAGAGCAATCCGACTTTGAGCAACTCAAACAGAACCGATCGGTTCGTATTAATATTCTTTCATCCGGCGAACCAAATTCGGCATGGCATAAACATTGCCAGGCTGCTGTTTATCTGCAATGGTCGTTCGCAAGGGTAAAGTTTGGTGAATACACCATGGCCGGGCTCGACCTAAACCGAGCTTACCGCCTGCTAGAAGAAAACAAAACCCTTTATCCCGGATTTGTACCCGACATGCTTTTGAATGGTGTGATGAATGCACTCATCGGGAGCATACCTGATAATTACAAATGGGCAAGCAGGCTTGCAGGAATGGAAGGAGCAATAGAATCTGGCCGTACCATGCTTTATCAACTTCTTGACATCACGGATGCAACTCCACAATGGGCGCATCTAAAATCCGAAACATTTTTTTACCTCGCCTTCATTGAAATGAACCTTCAAAGCGATAAAAACCGTGTTGTTGAACTTCTAAAACGTATGGAAAGCACTGACGGCCATGCTACCGGCCCGCTGAACTGTTATATCAAAGCCAATCTTGCCATGCGAACCCGCAATAATGACAAGGCCATAGAAATTCTTGAAGGCTGCAAAATTCCTGATGGTTCATACCCCTTTCACTATCTCGAATTTGTTATTGGCAATGCAAAGTTGAATCGTTTGGATCAGAGCGCTGCCAAGCACTTCCTCAACTATGTGAACCATTACAAAGGCTCAAACTATATTAAGAGCGCTTACCAGCGTTTGGCTTGGCTATCGCTGCTCAAGGGAGATTATAACGGATACCGATTTTACATTTCTCTTATTCTTAAGCATGGACAAACCTTTGTTGATGAAGATAAGCAGGCACAAGCGGAAGCACTGTCAGATATATTGCCGCAAACCTCATTACTTAAAGCGAGGCTTTTGTTTGATGGCGGTTATTTTGAAGATGCGCTCGAGGCTCTTGGAACCAATGTATTTAGTGAACCGGGAGATTCGGTAGAATATCTGTATCGCAAGGCCAGGATTTATCATGAATGGGGGAAACCGGTTCAGGCAAAAGATTTTTACCTCCGCACAATTGAAGCCGGAAGCGATTTAAAATACTACTTTGCAGGTAATTCAGCCTTGCAAATGGGGCTGATTTCAGAAAGTGAAGGTAAATATACCGAAGCTGCGCATTACTATGATATGTCTATCAAAATGCATTTTACTGAATACCGGAACAGCATCCAGCAAAAAGCAAAAGCCGGACTTCAACGCGTTAGAAAATAAAAAAGCCGGCTGAAATAAATCAGCCGGCTGCCCCTCCCCAGGGGTATCAACAAACCAAACCAAACTAAAATCTCCAGCCCAGTGTTAGCATAAAAAGTTGCCTGTTAAATGTTTGATTGGCAACGGGAGTTGAAAAGTCAAGACCTTCTCCTTCCGGAACCCAATACATGTATTTGTCTTCTTTGTACGAACTGCTGACCCAGGCAAAATCAACATAATAATCTTGTTGCCTTAATCCTATTCCTAACGAAAGCTGATCAGTTGCACCATCGTTGACTCCGGATTTGTACGGACTGCCATAGATAGCATATCCTCCACGGAAATACACATCATTCAACCTCCATTCGGTTCCTAGTTTAAGATTATGCGCAGCAGTGTATTCATCACGGATGGTCTGGTTCTCATCAACAAATTTAAAAGAAGAAGAGTTGAGTTTCATTTCAGAGTAATCGGCAAACTCGTATTCTGCTGAAACAAGCCCTGATTTTCCGAATAATATGGTTGCACTTCCTATTGCTTTCATAGGGGTTGTTAATTCATAGTCGAATCTTCCGGGTTGTGATTGAGCCGAGCGGTTTTCAATCTTATTGTCCAGGAACAATTCTGATTTCATGCTATAACTCCAATCATCGCGCATGTTTGAATAAAAAGTAGGTGTGTGGAATGCAGCGCCGAGCCTCAACCAATCTGTTGCCCTTAAAATGGCTCCTAATTTCAGGTTTACGCCGGTACCGCTGGTTTCAATATTTTCTCTCCTTGTTAAGGAGTTAAATTCAGCATACCTGTTATCAGTATCTGTTTCAGTGTATTCCGATTCATATTTGTATCGGATATAGGGTATGCCAACTGAAGCGCCCAAATAAAGCCTGTCATTGTAGCTTGATCCAACTGTGAAAAGCATTTCACTCATGGAGCCTGAGGTAGTTATTGTTTGTTGTTGATTCACTCCGCCAAAATAAGCATCGGTTTGGTAAAAATAGTCCTCAGTATCATCCTCAGGCCAAATCAGCCATGCATCGTATGCAAGCTGAGTTGTAAACTGGT
This window contains:
- a CDS encoding Nif3-like dinuclear metal center hexameric protein: MIYIKTITSYLDKEFPLADQEDWDNCGLLIGNAEQEITSALLCVDITEDIVEEAVLLKCGLIIAHHPIIFGGLKRITGKTYVERIVQKVIKYNIAIYAIHTNLDNHINGLNRMLAEKLGMTNLKILRPKQDTLRKIVTFCPTEHAEKVRNAIFEAGAGQIGNYDSCSYNTLGEGSYRANAEANPYAGETDKLHFEKEVKIEAIYPVYLEQLIISSMIKAHPYEEVAYDILLLGNTNKYRGSGIIGNLASETTASGFLEKVKTVCGMPVIKYNGDLSQQVTTIALCGGSGSFLIQDAMKAGAQVFLTADLKYHDYFLPEGKMLLGDIGHYESEQFSKDLIAQVLMKKFPNFAALKTKTNSNPVKYL
- the lpxK gene encoding tetraacyldisaccharide 4'-kinase; protein product: MRKLLLYPFSLIFGFIIVIRNWLFDRKVLRSQSFDIPIIGIGNLSTGGTGKTPHTEYLIRLLSNNYKVATLSRGYGRSTKGFHAASIFSTPSEIGDEPLQFATKFDNLPVAVDENRCHGIRELTDRYPDLSAVILDDAFQHRALKPGLSILLTDFYHLYTEDYLLPAGNLREPRSEAKRADIIIITKTRKVHSPITRQRLIDSLKPLPHQSLYLSYIKYGQIIPAQKKECPLKKGKVANTIFMFAGIANPYPLEDHLKSLCIDLITLTFPDHHRYTAKDITRITKEWDDIFTRNKLLVTTEKDLMRLKEPGIWDLVVNLPLHYIPIEIDFHEGDKEAFDRQILDYVEKSNRNR
- a CDS encoding purine-nucleoside phosphorylase; amino-acid sequence: MLKKVTETVDFIKLQTKVQPEVGIILGSGLGRLINEIEISESIPYEEIPHFPVSTVEGHQGRLIFGKLGDKSIVAMQGRFHYYEGYTMQELTFPVRVMKMLGIKMLILSNASGGVNPDFEIGDMMIITDHINLLPTNPLLGPNEKEFGPRFPDMSEAYDAVLIHKAIKILRRHNIKYKTGVYAAVTGPMYETPAEYRFIRTIGADAVGMSTIPEVIVARQMDLPCFAISVITDLGVTGKIVEVSHHDVIEAASQVEPKVTLLIRELLSGM